Proteins co-encoded in one Halorussus lipolyticus genomic window:
- a CDS encoding DUF4385 domain-containing protein encodes MTDPDAGSGDTETDDPEYDVNFRENPEEYEVGRGEQGAFKVQPYKSELLPNWTIKTLDAGEESAETIFEQFQQYKRDGDFVGMDMARKYLQMGYTRAMRYAKYPGGQKYEDNEAHRASNGSGETANREEREPQEWYDEEKREIALRFETKWEQVREDDKYQRLRDEHREKHG; translated from the coding sequence GTGACCGACCCCGACGCCGGTTCCGGCGACACCGAGACTGACGACCCCGAGTACGACGTGAACTTTCGAGAGAATCCCGAGGAGTACGAGGTCGGCCGGGGCGAGCAGGGCGCGTTCAAGGTCCAACCTTACAAGAGCGAACTCCTGCCGAACTGGACCATCAAGACCCTCGACGCTGGCGAGGAGTCCGCCGAGACCATCTTCGAGCAGTTCCAGCAGTACAAACGGGACGGCGACTTCGTGGGGATGGACATGGCTCGGAAGTACCTCCAGATGGGGTACACGAGAGCGATGCGCTACGCCAAGTATCCCGGCGGACAAAAATACGAGGACAACGAGGCGCACCGCGCCTCGAACGGGAGCGGTGAAACCGCGAACCGCGAGGAGCGCGAACCCCAAGAGTGGTACGACGAGGAAAAACGCGAGATAGCCCTCCGATTCGAGACCAAGTGGGAGCAGGTCCGCGAGGACGACAAGTACCAGCGACTGAGGGACGAACACCGCGAGAAGCACGGATAG
- a CDS encoding TIGR00296 family protein produces MAQAQAVTLSYEDGTRAVELARESVESYVINGQREQPGSMREAFYARTGVFVRLASTRGRGRLRGCDGAYEGTDQLGHLIVDSAISAASDTSCGSEVEEAELPNLKISVCVVRDTEFSENPVDDIELGTHGVAIEGRGEQAWMYPTVPIENNWSVFEYLDRTCRKANLPKGAWEDDDVMVTLFDGQVFSEREPEGTVEEL; encoded by the coding sequence ATGGCACAGGCTCAGGCAGTAACTCTTTCCTACGAGGATGGTACGCGGGCCGTAGAACTCGCACGCGAATCCGTCGAATCCTACGTCATCAACGGGCAACGCGAACAGCCCGGTAGCATGCGCGAGGCCTTCTACGCGCGAACCGGTGTGTTCGTCCGGCTCGCGTCCACCCGAGGACGCGGCCGACTCCGGGGGTGTGACGGGGCGTACGAAGGTACGGACCAACTCGGCCACCTCATCGTAGACTCGGCCATCAGCGCCGCCAGCGACACCTCGTGTGGCTCCGAGGTCGAGGAGGCCGAACTTCCAAACCTGAAAATCTCGGTCTGCGTCGTCCGTGACACCGAGTTCTCGGAGAATCCGGTAGACGACATCGAACTCGGTACCCACGGCGTCGCCATCGAGGGCCGAGGAGAACAGGCGTGGATGTACCCGACGGTTCCCATCGAGAACAACTGGAGCGTCTTCGAGTACCTCGACCGAACCTGCCGAAAGGCCAACCTTCCCAAGGGCGCGTGGGAGGACGACGACGTGATGGTGACGCTGTTCGACGGGCAGGTCTTCAGCGAGCGCGAACCTGAGGGCACGGTCGAAGAACTCTAA
- a CDS encoding dihydroorotase has translation MLTIRNATLADGREVDVRIDTSAGRIAGVGSTLTHSGESIDATGKLLLPGMIDTHVHFRQPGFPHKETWETGSKSAAAGGVTTVVDQPNTDPPTVDGEAFDRKADLAEASYVDYGINGGVTEDWNPDELFDRPLLALGEVFLADSTGDMGIEEDLFHEAVERATDEYRVVTVHAEDADLFDDEAKARADDDYDAWSAYRTAEAEAAAVERAVEIGDEADANVHIAHTSTPEGVDAAKAGGATCEVTPHHLFRSRDDYDELGTFGRMNPPLRSEQRREAMFERLADGTIDMVATDHAPHTREEKDAGIWDAPSGVPGVETALPLLLEQARKDNLSYERVRDLTAANPADVFGLTRKGKVEQGLMADLVLVNPDATREIRGENLHSKCGWTPFEGMQGVFPELTMVRGNVVYDAGEYDEVADGEFGDPVGENVRG, from the coding sequence ATGCTCACCATCCGGAACGCGACGCTCGCCGACGGCCGAGAAGTGGACGTGCGAATCGACACGTCCGCGGGCAGAATCGCGGGCGTCGGTTCGACCCTGACCCACTCGGGCGAGTCCATCGACGCAACCGGGAAACTCCTCTTGCCGGGGATGATAGACACCCACGTTCACTTCCGACAGCCCGGTTTCCCCCACAAGGAGACGTGGGAAACGGGGAGCAAGTCGGCCGCCGCGGGCGGCGTGACGACCGTCGTGGACCAACCGAACACCGACCCGCCGACCGTGGACGGCGAGGCCTTCGACCGGAAGGCGGACCTCGCAGAAGCGTCCTACGTCGATTACGGCATCAACGGCGGCGTCACCGAGGACTGGAACCCGGACGAACTGTTCGACCGGCCGCTGTTGGCGCTCGGCGAGGTCTTCCTCGCGGACTCGACCGGCGACATGGGTATCGAGGAGGACCTCTTTCACGAAGCAGTCGAGCGCGCGACTGACGAGTACCGGGTCGTGACGGTCCACGCCGAGGACGCCGACCTGTTCGACGACGAGGCCAAAGCGCGCGCGGACGACGACTACGATGCGTGGAGCGCCTACCGGACCGCCGAGGCCGAGGCCGCGGCGGTCGAGCGCGCGGTCGAAATCGGCGACGAGGCCGACGCGAACGTCCACATCGCCCACACCAGCACGCCGGAGGGCGTAGACGCCGCGAAAGCGGGCGGTGCGACCTGCGAGGTTACGCCGCATCACCTGTTCCGCTCGCGCGACGACTACGACGAGTTGGGCACCTTCGGTCGGATGAACCCGCCGCTCCGGAGCGAACAGCGCCGGGAAGCCATGTTCGAGCGCCTCGCGGACGGCACCATCGACATGGTGGCGACCGACCACGCGCCCCACACCCGCGAGGAGAAGGACGCGGGCATCTGGGACGCCCCCAGTGGCGTCCCCGGCGTCGAAACCGCCCTGCCACTCCTGCTCGAACAGGCCCGCAAGGACAACCTGAGCTACGAGCGCGTTCGGGACCTGACCGCGGCCAACCCCGCCGACGTGTTCGGACTGACTCGCAAGGGGAAGGTCGAGCAGGGCCTGATGGCCGACCTCGTGCTGGTCAATCCCGACGCGACCCGCGAGATTCGGGGCGAAAATCTCCACTCGAAGTGCGGGTGGACGCCATTCGAGGGGATGCAGGGCGTGTTCCCCGAGCTGACGATGGTTCGCGGAAACGTGGTCTACGACGCGGGCGAATACGACGAAGTGGCCGACGGCGAGTTCGGCGACCCGGTCGGTGAGAACGTCCGCGGGTGA
- a CDS encoding DUF7268 family protein, translated as MHSGESTDSGRPHSDRATGGDGTRDDSPTPRERVRQLGRALLLGAVLAGIAVPVVVLSGETVRFASEKVFAVGALVFGFSLLGWSGSVFAGRGMENFQRYIGGRSDWSEADSRRAMTVLGSVGVGGMMGASLATWVVGSVV; from the coding sequence ATGCACTCGGGCGAATCGACCGACTCCGGCCGACCGCACTCCGACCGGGCGACCGGCGGGGACGGAACCCGCGACGATTCGCCGACTCCTCGTGAGCGCGTCCGGCAACTCGGCCGCGCGCTTCTCCTCGGCGCGGTGCTAGCCGGAATTGCCGTGCCGGTCGTGGTCCTCTCGGGCGAGACGGTCCGATTCGCCAGCGAGAAGGTGTTTGCAGTCGGCGCGCTCGTTTTCGGCTTCTCGCTGTTAGGCTGGTCGGGGTCGGTGTTCGCGGGCAGAGGGATGGAGAATTTCCAGCGTTACATCGGCGGGCGCTCGGACTGGTCGGAGGCCGACTCCCGGCGCGCGATGACGGTGCTGGGAAGCGTCGGCGTCGGCGGGATGATGGGTGCGAGTCTGGCGACGTGGGTCGTCGGAAGCGTGGTGTAG
- a CDS encoding heavy metal translocating P-type ATPase, with the protein MTTAERDERERTVRLSVPEMDCPSCAGKVTGSVERLDGVRETDPAPTTGTLAVTYDAEETDAGDIRERVEAAGYAVESSDGEDELGLSVPEMDCPSCAGKVENALEGVEGVASFETRPATGEVRVAGDADRERVVAAIESAGYEVESATGDEGGPDVAGPSDVWTSPRALKTWAGAGFMVVGLLLEFFLTSADALLFSAVGREFHLSAVLLLLSAGIAGQEILRNGYYSAKNLSLDIDLLMGTGVVSAVAVGLYFEAATLAVLFSIAELLERFSMDRARNSVRELMDLSPDTATVRRTDADGATTEETVPVEEVGVGETVVVRPGEKIPVDGRVLEGTSAVNQAPITGESVPVDKSEDDEVYAGTINEEGYLEVEATAEADETTLSQVIELVGDAQRDRTDREQFIEKFAAYYTPIIVAGALVTAFGPPLLLGGEFREWFVRGLTLLVVACPCAFVISTPVSVVSGVTSAARNGVLVKGGPHLESMGAVEAVAFDKTGTLTEGELAVTDAVPLNGNDEEDLLGCAHDLERRSEHPIAQAIVEHAHGTSNPHDEHGEDRPIENFESLTGKGVRADLGGVTHYAGKPALFAELGFDLEHVHLSTDGGQVVADAAESKCDDREDCLDLLADVVPRFQREGKTVVLVGTEDQLEGVLAIADEVRPSARETVSRLQDWGVECVMLTGDNEGTARAVAEEVGVDDYRAELLPEQKVEAVEDLTERHGTVAMVGDGVNDAPALAAATVGVAMGAAGTDTAIETADIALLGDDLRKVPYLYRLSRKANAVIRQNIWASLAVKAVLAVGAPLGLVSVAMAILVGDMGMSLGVTGNAMRLARVEPEE; encoded by the coding sequence ATGACGACAGCAGAGCGCGACGAGCGCGAGCGGACGGTTCGACTCTCGGTCCCCGAGATGGACTGTCCCTCTTGCGCAGGAAAAGTAACCGGGAGCGTCGAACGACTCGACGGCGTGCGCGAGACCGACCCTGCCCCGACGACTGGCACGCTCGCAGTTACCTACGACGCCGAGGAGACCGACGCTGGCGACATCCGAGAGCGCGTCGAGGCCGCCGGGTACGCAGTCGAGTCGAGCGACGGCGAGGACGAACTCGGCCTGTCGGTCCCCGAGATGGACTGTCCGTCCTGCGCCGGGAAAGTCGAGAACGCCCTCGAAGGTGTCGAGGGCGTCGCGTCCTTCGAGACGCGCCCGGCGACCGGCGAGGTCCGCGTGGCCGGCGACGCCGACCGCGAGCGAGTCGTCGCGGCCATCGAGAGCGCAGGCTACGAAGTCGAGAGTGCGACCGGAGACGAGGGCGGTCCGGACGTGGCCGGGCCGAGCGACGTCTGGACGAGTCCTCGGGCGCTCAAGACGTGGGCCGGGGCCGGGTTCATGGTCGTCGGTCTCCTGCTGGAGTTCTTCCTGACGAGCGCCGACGCGCTCCTGTTCTCGGCGGTCGGGCGCGAGTTCCACCTCTCGGCGGTCCTACTTCTGCTGTCGGCCGGAATCGCCGGACAAGAGATTCTCCGGAACGGCTACTACTCGGCGAAGAACTTGAGTCTGGACATCGACCTGCTGATGGGGACCGGCGTCGTCTCTGCGGTCGCGGTCGGTCTCTACTTCGAGGCCGCGACGCTCGCGGTGCTGTTCAGTATCGCGGAACTCCTCGAACGCTTCTCGATGGACCGCGCGCGCAACTCGGTCCGGGAGTTGATGGACCTCTCGCCCGACACCGCGACCGTCAGGCGCACGGACGCCGACGGGGCGACGACTGAGGAGACCGTCCCGGTCGAGGAGGTCGGCGTCGGCGAAACCGTGGTCGTCCGGCCCGGCGAGAAGATTCCGGTGGACGGCCGGGTGCTGGAGGGAACCAGCGCGGTGAATCAGGCCCCAATCACGGGCGAGAGCGTCCCTGTGGACAAGTCCGAGGACGACGAGGTGTACGCCGGGACTATCAACGAGGAGGGCTACCTCGAAGTCGAGGCCACCGCCGAGGCCGACGAGACAACGCTCTCGCAGGTCATCGAGTTGGTCGGGGACGCCCAGCGCGACCGGACCGACCGCGAGCAGTTCATCGAGAAGTTCGCGGCCTACTACACGCCCATCATCGTGGCTGGCGCACTCGTGACCGCGTTCGGCCCGCCTCTGCTGTTGGGCGGCGAGTTCCGCGAGTGGTTCGTCCGCGGCCTGACCCTGCTGGTGGTGGCTTGCCCCTGCGCGTTCGTCATCTCGACGCCCGTCTCGGTGGTCTCGGGGGTCACCAGCGCGGCCCGGAACGGCGTCCTCGTGAAGGGCGGCCCGCACCTCGAATCCATGGGCGCGGTCGAAGCAGTCGCCTTCGACAAGACCGGGACGCTGACCGAGGGCGAGTTGGCCGTGACCGACGCGGTCCCGCTGAACGGCAACGACGAGGAGGATTTACTGGGATGCGCCCACGACCTCGAACGTCGGAGCGAACATCCGATTGCGCAAGCAATTGTAGAGCATGCTCACGGCACCAGCAACCCCCACGACGAACACGGGGAGGACCGCCCCATCGAGAACTTCGAGAGTCTGACCGGGAAGGGCGTCCGCGCGGACCTCGGCGGCGTGACCCACTACGCCGGCAAGCCCGCGCTGTTCGCGGAGTTGGGCTTCGACCTTGAACACGTCCACCTGAGTACCGACGGCGGGCAGGTCGTCGCCGACGCCGCCGAGAGCAAGTGCGACGACCGCGAGGACTGCCTCGACCTGCTGGCCGACGTGGTGCCCCGGTTCCAGCGCGAGGGCAAAACGGTCGTCCTCGTCGGCACCGAAGACCAGTTGGAGGGCGTGCTGGCCATCGCCGACGAGGTTCGGCCGTCCGCGCGCGAGACGGTCTCCCGATTGCAGGACTGGGGCGTCGAGTGCGTCATGCTCACCGGCGACAACGAGGGCACGGCCCGCGCCGTCGCCGAGGAGGTCGGCGTGGACGACTACCGGGCGGAACTCCTCCCCGAGCAGAAGGTCGAAGCGGTCGAAGACCTCACCGAGCGACACGGCACCGTCGCCATGGTCGGCGACGGCGTGAACGACGCCCCGGCGCTGGCCGCCGCCACGGTCGGCGTGGCGATGGGCGCGGCAGGGACCGACACCGCCATCGAGACGGCAGACATCGCGCTGTTGGGCGACGACCTCCGGAAGGTGCCTTACCTCTATCGCCTCTCGCGGAAGGCCAACGCGGTCATCCGCCAGAACATCTGGGCCAGTCTCGCAGTCAAGGCCGTGCTTGCGGTCGGCGCTCCTCTTGGACTGGTCTCGGTGGCGATGGCGATTCTGGTCGGCGACATGGGCATGAGTCTGGGCGTGACCGGCAACGCGATGCGACTGGCGAGAGTCGAACCCGAAGAATAG
- a CDS encoding Hvo_1808 family surface protein yields the protein MRTTIAIAVVLMLVVAGCSQAPGAGTTTDTDVNTTTPDAGAETTQSGSDTTQSERVVKPDDPKTDVLGWEAGYWYNETIAVNPNDGLNDSELDKVVARSMARVEQVRQLEFEERVPVEIQTRDEFRESRSNRSTPEDRQLFDNVKYESLFMINESTDSIAVQGQNSGSSVGGYYSPSQQKIVVVSENVSTPKLDEITLSQELFHALQDQQFNLSSYDQSTRELHNAKDGIIEGDGNYVDYLYSQKCNNEWNGDCLTPDSGSGSSSGLANIGPYLIKFQPYSDGPAFVKQIHQQGGWEAVNEVYQNPPASTEQVIHPDKYGEDTPANFSIENKATNGWERLKLDGRPNYGSVGEAGMLAMFMYPYYPSQGQEQIIPARDFFNMKQGSNQLQEFDPLNYNSSYSTGWDGDKLAVYTNDDAATNETGYVWKSVWDSQQDAEEFVEGYRKVLKYNGAKKVDGRTNTWKIPADKEFNDAFYVEQKGDTVVIVNAPSVSELSNVREGAAPEQ from the coding sequence ATGCGCACGACAATCGCAATCGCGGTCGTTCTCATGCTCGTCGTCGCGGGCTGTTCGCAGGCCCCCGGCGCGGGGACGACGACCGATACGGACGTTAACACGACGACTCCGGACGCTGGGGCCGAGACCACCCAGTCGGGGTCGGACACCACCCAGTCGGAACGAGTCGTCAAGCCCGACGACCCGAAGACCGACGTTCTGGGTTGGGAAGCGGGCTACTGGTACAACGAGACCATCGCCGTGAACCCCAACGACGGGCTGAACGACTCGGAACTCGATAAGGTCGTCGCTCGCTCGATGGCCCGCGTCGAGCAGGTCCGGCAACTCGAATTCGAGGAGCGCGTTCCGGTCGAAATCCAGACGCGCGACGAGTTCCGGGAGAGTCGGTCGAATCGCTCGACGCCCGAGGACAGGCAACTGTTCGACAACGTGAAGTACGAATCGCTGTTCATGATAAACGAATCGACCGACTCCATCGCGGTGCAGGGCCAGAACTCCGGGTCGTCGGTCGGCGGCTACTACAGTCCGTCTCAGCAGAAAATCGTCGTCGTCTCCGAGAACGTTTCGACGCCGAAACTCGACGAGATTACGCTCTCTCAGGAGCTGTTCCACGCGCTTCAGGACCAGCAGTTCAACCTCTCGAGCTACGACCAGTCCACGCGCGAACTCCACAACGCCAAGGACGGCATCATCGAGGGCGACGGTAACTACGTCGATTATCTCTACTCCCAGAAGTGCAACAACGAGTGGAACGGCGACTGTCTGACCCCCGACTCCGGTTCGGGTTCGAGCAGTGGTCTCGCCAACATCGGACCGTACCTCATCAAGTTCCAGCCCTACAGTGACGGCCCGGCGTTCGTCAAGCAGATTCACCAGCAGGGCGGCTGGGAAGCGGTCAACGAGGTCTACCAGAACCCGCCGGCCAGCACCGAGCAGGTCATCCACCCCGACAAGTACGGCGAGGACACCCCCGCCAACTTCTCCATCGAGAACAAGGCCACCAACGGCTGGGAGCGCCTCAAACTCGATGGTCGGCCGAACTACGGGAGCGTGGGCGAAGCCGGCATGCTTGCGATGTTCATGTACCCCTACTACCCGAGTCAGGGTCAGGAGCAAATCATCCCCGCTCGGGACTTCTTCAACATGAAGCAGGGGTCCAACCAGTTACAGGAGTTCGACCCGCTGAACTACAACAGCAGTTACTCGACCGGTTGGGACGGCGACAAACTCGCGGTCTACACCAACGACGACGCCGCGACTAACGAGACCGGCTACGTCTGGAAGTCGGTCTGGGACTCCCAGCAGGACGCCGAGGAGTTCGTGGAGGGCTACCGCAAAGTCCTGAAGTACAACGGTGCGAAGAAGGTTGACGGTCGCACGAACACGTGGAAGATTCCGGCGGACAAGGAGTTCAACGACGCCTTCTACGTCGAGCAGAAGGGCGACACGGTGGTCATCGTGAACGCACCGTCCGTCTCGGAACTCTCGAACGTCCGCGAGGGCGCGGCACCGGAGCAGTAA
- a CDS encoding nicotinate phosphoribosyltransferase, translated as MSDRFDVLSEEAIGDGTATDAYFLRTEETLSAADRNPRVVAEITQDQFPTGEFDLLAGLKDTARLLEGLPIDADAMREGQLFDGGPVMRIEGDYLDFARYETSLLGFLSHQSGVATAGLETRRSAPDSSVLSFGARHVHPSIAPMVERGALIAGLDGFSHVAAGEVLGREASGTMPHALVIAFGDQEEAWKAFDEAVAPEVPRIAICDTYSDEKDESIRAAEALGDALDGVRLDTTSSRRGDFRHIIREVRWELDARGYEDVEIFVSGGLGPENLRELRDLADGFGVGGHVSNADPLDFALDIVELDGELVAKRGKLSGKKQVFRTPDGGHHVGLADRADPEGGEALLEPLIRDGEIVREFDIDEAAERALDDAEAVGFREEA; from the coding sequence GTGAGCGACCGATTCGACGTACTGTCGGAGGAGGCCATCGGCGACGGAACGGCCACCGACGCCTACTTTCTGCGGACCGAGGAGACCCTCTCTGCGGCCGACCGGAACCCGCGCGTGGTCGCCGAGATTACGCAGGACCAGTTCCCGACCGGCGAGTTCGACCTGCTGGCGGGCCTGAAAGACACCGCCCGACTCCTCGAAGGCCTCCCCATCGACGCCGACGCGATGCGCGAGGGCCAGTTGTTCGACGGCGGGCCGGTGATGCGAATCGAGGGCGATTACCTCGATTTCGCCCGGTACGAGACCTCGCTGTTGGGATTCCTCTCCCACCAGAGCGGGGTCGCCACCGCTGGCCTCGAAACGCGGCGGTCGGCACCCGACTCGTCGGTCCTGAGTTTCGGCGCGCGCCACGTCCACCCGTCAATCGCGCCGATGGTGGAGCGCGGCGCGCTCATCGCGGGCCTCGACGGCTTCTCGCACGTCGCGGCGGGCGAAGTGCTGGGCAGAGAGGCCAGCGGGACCATGCCCCACGCGCTGGTCATCGCCTTCGGCGACCAAGAGGAGGCGTGGAAGGCCTTTGACGAGGCAGTCGCGCCCGAGGTCCCCCGCATCGCCATCTGCGACACCTACTCCGACGAGAAGGACGAGAGCATCCGCGCCGCAGAAGCTCTTGGCGACGCCCTCGACGGGGTTCGTCTCGATACCACGAGTTCCCGCCGCGGCGACTTCCGCCACATCATCCGCGAAGTCCGCTGGGAACTCGACGCCCGCGGCTACGAGGACGTGGAAATCTTCGTCAGCGGTGGCCTCGGTCCCGAAAACCTCCGTGAACTCCGGGACCTCGCCGACGGGTTCGGCGTCGGCGGCCACGTCAGCAACGCCGACCCGCTTGACTTCGCGCTCGACATCGTGGAACTCGACGGCGAACTCGTCGCCAAGCGCGGCAAACTCTCGGGCAAGAAGCAGGTCTTCCGGACGCCCGATGGGGGCCACCATGTGGGCCTCGCGGACCGCGCCGACCCCGAAGGTGGCGAGGCCCTCCTCGAACCCCTCATCCGGGACGGCGAAATCGTCCGGGAGTTCGACATCGACGAGGCCGCCGAGCGCGCGCTGGACGACGCCGAGGCGGTCGGGTTCCGAGAGGAAGCGTAG
- a CDS encoding cysteine hydrolase family protein — protein MSFDPASTAVVVVDMQNGFCHPEGSLYAPASQQVLADVTEVVSTAREEGASVVYTRDVHPPEQFEDAHYYDEFDRWGEHVVEGSWDAKLHDDLDVRDEDHVVEKHTYDAFYRTNLEGYLDTHGIDDLLLCGTLANVCVLHTAGSAGLRDYRPVIVEDALGYIEEDHKEYAVEHSDFLFGEVTTKEAIEFE, from the coding sequence ATGAGCTTCGACCCAGCATCGACCGCAGTCGTCGTCGTGGACATGCAAAACGGCTTCTGCCACCCCGAAGGGAGCCTCTACGCACCTGCCAGCCAGCAAGTCCTCGCGGACGTGACCGAAGTCGTCTCGACGGCGCGCGAGGAGGGCGCGTCGGTCGTCTACACCCGAGACGTGCATCCCCCAGAGCAGTTCGAGGACGCCCACTACTACGACGAGTTCGACCGCTGGGGCGAACACGTCGTGGAGGGGTCGTGGGACGCGAAACTCCACGACGACTTGGACGTGCGCGACGAGGACCACGTGGTCGAAAAGCACACTTACGACGCTTTCTACCGGACGAACCTCGAAGGCTACCTCGACACGCACGGCATCGACGACCTGCTCCTCTGTGGGACGCTGGCGAACGTCTGTGTCCTCCACACCGCCGGGAGCGCCGGCCTCCGGGACTACCGGCCCGTCATCGTGGAGGACGCGCTGGGCTACATCGAGGAGGACCACAAGGAGTACGCGGTCGAACACTCGGACTTCCTGTTCGGCGAGGTGACGACGAAGGAGGCCATCGAATTCGAGTGA
- a CDS encoding ABC transporter permease, producing the protein MSTETQTEDVGQRGVVERLRASPFLSELLSNRLAVAGLAIIFSMVAIAVYSRVFIDLGAVTQSQIGTNPNLAPPSWLSKKTAITGEYGTFAYLFGTDIQSRDIFSRVLYGTWLAMKYGTITVGASTVLGVGLGILAAYYGDITDNIIMRTMDVLLAFPSLLLALALVAIFGTGLWKVVIALTLVYTPRFARVVRGAALKVLEDEYIEATEALGAKDPRVIVRHILPNCLAPITVQSTLNFGLAIIDLAALSFLGFGAEAGTPSWGLMLSNGVKNGLLTGDWWWSFFPGLFLAITVLGFNLLGDGMRDALDPRMRETVD; encoded by the coding sequence ATGAGTACCGAAACCCAAACCGAGGACGTGGGCCAGCGCGGCGTCGTCGAGCGACTCCGCGCCTCCCCGTTCCTCTCCGAACTCCTGTCGAATCGCCTCGCCGTCGCCGGACTCGCCATCATCTTCTCGATGGTGGCCATCGCGGTCTACTCCCGAGTCTTCATCGACCTCGGGGCGGTGACACAGAGCCAAATCGGGACCAACCCGAACCTCGCGCCGCCGAGTTGGCTGAGCAAGAAGACCGCAATCACCGGCGAGTACGGCACGTTCGCCTACCTGTTCGGGACCGACATCCAGTCGCGGGACATCTTCTCGCGGGTCCTCTACGGGACGTGGCTGGCGATGAAGTACGGCACCATCACGGTCGGCGCTTCGACGGTGCTGGGGGTCGGCCTCGGCATTCTGGCGGCCTACTACGGTGACATCACCGACAACATCATCATGCGGACGATGGACGTGCTGTTGGCCTTCCCGAGTCTCCTGCTGGCGCTGGCGCTGGTCGCCATCTTCGGCACCGGCCTCTGGAAGGTCGTCATCGCGCTGACGCTGGTGTACACGCCGCGGTTCGCCCGCGTCGTCCGCGGCGCGGCGCTGAAGGTGCTGGAAGACGAGTACATCGAGGCCACCGAGGCCCTCGGCGCGAAGGACCCGCGGGTCATCGTCCGCCACATCCTGCCCAACTGCCTCGCGCCCATCACGGTCCAGTCCACGCTCAACTTCGGTCTGGCCATCATCGACCTCGCGGCGCTCTCGTTCCTCGGGTTCGGTGCCGAGGCTGGGACGCCCTCGTGGGGGCTGATGCTGTCGAACGGCGTGAAGAACGGCCTGCTGACCGGCGACTGGTGGTGGTCGTTCTTCCCCGGTCTGTTCCTCGCCATCACCGTCCTCGGGTTCAACCTGCTGGGCGACGGGATGCGCGACGCGCTCGACCCCCGGATGCGCGAAACCGTGGACTGA
- a CDS encoding lipoate--protein ligase family protein, with product MRVLRGRAASRDADREVVAGMLERAAETGEGSVRVWRPHRQLAFGRRDARADDYEVATKVADACGFTPVQRSVGGRAVAYTGSTIAFAKVVALDDMRVGMDERYEDTTRAIQRALWRLGVPVARGEPEASFCPGDYSLQRDGKIVGIAQRVRKNAALVSGVAVVRDHAEIADVLEPVYAALDVPFEAKSVGSVAKAGGSDDPEEVARTIEELLVGNQPEIVSIADIADVEPDSDY from the coding sequence ATGCGCGTACTTCGCGGCCGGGCGGCGAGTCGGGACGCCGACCGGGAGGTCGTCGCCGGGATGCTCGAACGGGCCGCCGAGACCGGCGAGGGGTCGGTCCGGGTCTGGCGGCCCCACCGGCAACTCGCGTTCGGGCGGCGGGACGCTCGGGCCGACGATTACGAGGTAGCAACGAAGGTCGCCGACGCCTGCGGGTTCACGCCGGTCCAGCGGTCGGTCGGCGGTCGGGCGGTTGCCTACACCGGTAGCACCATCGCGTTCGCCAAGGTGGTCGCGCTGGACGACATGCGGGTCGGCATGGACGAACGCTACGAGGACACCACCCGAGCCATCCAGCGTGCGCTCTGGCGACTCGGTGTGCCCGTCGCCCGAGGAGAACCCGAGGCGAGTTTCTGTCCGGGCGACTACTCGCTCCAGCGCGACGGGAAAATCGTCGGCATCGCCCAGCGCGTCCGGAAGAACGCGGCGCTGGTCTCGGGCGTCGCGGTGGTCAGGGACCACGCCGAAATCGCCGACGTGCTGGAACCGGTCTACGCCGCGCTCGACGTGCCCTTCGAGGCGAAATCGGTCGGGAGCGTCGCCAAGGCCGGCGGGAGCGACGACCCCGAGGAGGTCGCCCGGACCATCGAGGAACTGCTGGTGGGCAACCAACCGGAAATCGTCTCGATTGCGGACATCGCCGACGTGGAACCCGACAGCGACTACTGA